The genomic window TTGTCTGATGATGACACTgattcttttgtgtgtttatcttgtGTTGTCATTTATTCCTCTTTATGTcgcagagaaacaaagaagtgtttattttaaaagaaataactgtgtttttgaaaaaaCTTCAACTTTAAATGAGCACAAATTTAGTCACTCACATTTATGAAACGACCTGGAATGGAACCTAGTTCTAATGTgacagattttttgttttgtttttttgcaaaataactgaaaaaagTCAGCCCGTGGTACTGGTGAATATCCCATAATTCCATCTTACTCACTGATGGGAAACCTTATTTAAAGGGCTTCTACAGTACGTCCATCCATCCAGGCTGCAGATTTCTGTCTGACAACCTGATGCAGTggagtgtgtgctgtgtttaccTTTGGAAGTAACACAGATGTCTCATCATTTCATTGTTAATAATACCCTCACTTAAACTAAAGAAGAACAATAGATTCATGTAGTtcactttttaataatttacaaagACAGCAGAGCTGTTTAGCCTAAAGTTTGACCTACGTGACTGAACCCGAACATGGTTTCTATCTATCcattcatctctttctctgctctggGCTAGACACAGACATATGCACAGGATGGCAGATGTTAGGGGATGGTAGAAAGCAATTTTTGCTAATTTAACAAGGTGATATTGAGAAACTAATCGCTGATGGATCATTTAAAATCACCTGATGATCAAAGATGTGCTCCCTGGCGACTGAAAATACGTCCACGGCGTCGTGATGTGGGAGGGGGAAGTTGGAAAAATCACTTCCAACAAAACAATATGTAATTACATGTAGAGTACAAAGAGCCTGTTTAAAGGTATAAACCggttaaataaatgtgcagaggCCATAATATGTAAGTGCTGCTACTAACGTGGGAACAAGATGAAACATTAACCAACTGTAAGGGGGTCATAAATGAAATGCAGCCGTGACCACTGTTTGATTCCACCTgtgcttctcctgctctgtcttTTCACACACACGTATCTATGTTTTATGTATCTGGCAGGACACCAGTGCATCCTGCAGTGCGGCATGTGAAGCAGTCTGCAGGTGTGAAGTGTGTACTTCAGGTGGGTTAGAGCACCTTTAGAGAAACAGAACAGCTGCCAAGTCGACACAAGAATGAAGTGTGGAGGACGGGAAGCACTTTTCCTGTAGTCAGCCAGTTTAAAATTTCCTCGCATGTTGTTTGTTAGAACAAACATTTGTGTCGAACAGATCACACTGTTGCAGTAAAACATCTCACTCACTTTCCATGAGGAGAGTTTTCCAGACTGGTATTCACTTGTGTCCTGcctctgtttgttgtgtgttctttgATTTCAGGATGATGAGCGTGCTGAACGAGGTCTGCAGCAGAACATCCACCCCCTCCGTTTATGGTCATAACAATAAAAACCCACCTAAAGACATAGTGCAGCTCATCCCTTCCTCAGCTCATACATATCTAGTCAGTTCATATCAGGCTTCAGTTTAATTTTCCATCAGCTAGTGGAATCAAAAATTGCAGacctcatttaaaaataaaaaaaaggtctCTCAGCTATATCCCAGGTGATGAGACTCCCTCCTCCCAGTTTTCAGCTTTAAAGCTCACACATCCCTCCTCCCATCATCGACCGCCTGGTGAAGACATCACCTGCTGTTGCACACCTCTGCGGACAGAGCCACGTCTGTATGACACCTTCAAAGCTCTGGGAACACGGCAAGGAGGTCCCGCACACTGCAGGTGAGTCtgatttgatctgtttttaacaCTGAGCACTGATATTTGCAGCCTGTATGTTACCTTGATGGGCTGACGTTATGTAACACAGGGCAGGTATTTCCCCCAGAATTAAGAACATAATGATAACAGAAAGCTTTTactgcttcctctgctgcttctttctctccagCGACTCACAGATGAGGTCCGGTCAAATCAAACATCACTTTTCATCCAGTGCCTATCGTGAGTGAGCTTAGGGGCATGCATCAGCTGCATCGAGGTCTTTGTAGTTCTCTGACTAGGAGCCAGCTGTGTAATCTGTATTATATTAGAAAACAGGAATCAACTAGTTTGAATGGACATTATACTCCACTTATTGAATGATTATGTGGGATGGTTTTGTACAGTTCTTGCTTTTTCTCCCTGACTTGCACATTTTTCATTGTGATCACATGCAGTACCGGTGGAACaatgtgttgtatttgtgtttatagcATCTTAAATGAAGTGTAATGTTTGAAATCCTTCTGTTTTACTAATGTAACATTTGGAATCATACTCATTTGCCACGTTATGCTATAAAAAGCTCTAAGCTGCAGCACAGGCCCTgcctcatctcctctctttgTGTATCCCAGCTCTTGATCCAGCTCTCTAATGGCTTTACTGCAGGTATTAGCATGTGACCGATTGCCGACCCATGAATGAGTCATGGAGGAGGCCGGCATCAGCATCTTTGTCACCGTCCAGAAGATATACTATCCGTTTCTTTGTATCATGGGTATTCCAGGTGTGTATCTGGTGTGATTGCCTGTCTGGGCTTCAATAGGTTTCACCTCAATCAGCAATAATGATGCTGAGATAGCAACCCAACCACAAAAGCTAACTACACTTGACCTTCACAGTCCACTGTTCTCCAAGCATTCAGGCCAGCAACTGTCGATTACTAACTAACTTACTGATGGCAGACAGTTGCATAGTTACAGTATTACACAGCTGGTAAAGGAATAGTCTAGACAcaccttctccttcagtgtgGCTCATTCTAcattaacatgaaaaacaaatcctgaAAAGATGTAGTCAGCACTcaaaaaagtgttaaataacCCAGAatatgttttagatttttttattttaatatattttaaatcaaatgaacaCACTCATTCGCAAGTGAATGCGTACAgatagttagggttaggctaTAGGAAGGGTAGCATTTGCGAAAAGCCTTGGTCAAGACCATAAGACATTAACGTCAGTGTTGAAAATTGTTAAAATACCACTAATAAAGGAAATCACTAGCTTTGTCTTCTAATCAATAATACAGTGATCAGTAacgtcttctttttttcctttcagccAACCTCTTCACATTCTACATGATATGCTTCCGTAAATGTGGGATGTCCAACACAACCATCATTTACCTGAGCTGTCTTGCTATTATGGACACCTGCTACCTGGTGTGGGTGATCCTCGTTGACCTGACCCTCACCTTCTGGTTGCTGCAGCCCTTCTGGCACTCCAACCCCTGGTGTGGCATCCTGGGATTCCTGCAGTATGGGTCCCTGTACAGCTCCTCCTGGATCGTTGTGGTGTTCACCATCGAGCGTTACCTTGCCCTCCGCAGCACAGCGGCCAAGCAGCACTTCTCCCAGGCCTGGGTCACTAAACTGACCTGCCTGGCCATTGTCCTGGTGTCACACCTTGCCTCTGTACCGCTGGGCTGGATCAATATTGTCTCACCGGTTAACATTACTGTGGACAAGGAAAACCTGACATTGCCCAGGTGTCATTACCGTAATGAGACCTACGTTACATTTATAGTGTGGATAACCACCTTCCTCTCAGGGGGAATCCCCATTGTGTTGGTCATCGTCTTCAATTTTCTTATTGGATACCATCTGTGCCGCGCATCCACCCTCTTCCCCAAAGAGGAGCTTCGCATCATGTACGGGAGGAGTACCAGGGGCTTGTTGAGGAGGACCATCCTGTTATTAGGCACTGTCTCTGTGGCCTTCGTTGTGCTCAGCCTGCCCCGCTTTGTCACGTACTGCATCCTGAGAACACAGTACAACAGCGAAAGCTTCAACAGGAACGACTACAGTATCCCAATTAATGTGGCTGGAGACATCGCCAATATGCTGCAGAATCTTAACTCAACCACCAACTTCCTGCTCTACTGCATGGTCAGCCGGGGCTTCCGGCAGGAGCTGGTGCACGTGGTGACTTGTAGGGCGAAAGCTCGTGAGCTGGGCTCTGTTCTCACTCACACCCCCATGAAAGTCTTCTCAGTTGTAGACCATAAGTCTCCACCAAGTCGTGACTCAGTAAATGTGGTGCTGACCCATCTCAAACGGACACAATAGAGAGGAACCAAAGGACTGGACAAAAACCTGAGCTTAAGCTATCAACCACATCTCATGGTCTTCATCAGAGGACATGTAGCAATTGGGTACATTTTCACTGATGAAGACCATGAGGTGGGAAAAGAATGGAAGTTGAATAATCATTGTTTTTGTAGTGGTTAGCACTATGATCTCACAGCTAGAGGGACCAGGTGGCCGGGTGCCTCTCTGTGTGGGGTTTACGCTCAATGCTCCGGCTCCCTCCAACAGTCCAAAGACAGGCGGGTACATTCAGTGGTGACTCTAAactgcccataggtgtgaatcttcgtctgtctctgtatgtacCTTTCCATCCCAGTGTTTGTAACTATGCCAATAGCAGATGATTTTGCTACTTTGACATTTATGGTCTCCTGATGATGACACTTAATGATAATGACTGTGGTGATCCTCTAACTTTCCATTTcttatcaaattaaataaaaaataaaacgatGTAATCAAGAtataaaacagcaaattaaGAGCCAGAGGACTTCATTATATGAACAGTATAGCGAGGTAAGTTACTGGCGTTCAGTGGAACATGTAGAGTAAGATCTTCCTTAAAGACTTTGAACCTTTCATTGTCATCGGGTGAACAACAAATGAGCTCAGCTATACTTTAAAGTTGTAGAAAATATGTAGCTGCTGATCCAAGACTACTGCGTCAAATTCAATAGTAACAGTGATTTGttccaaataaaatgtaagatCATTGTACCTGGCAATTATATCTATCCATGTCAACTCTGTGCCTGTTGTCTTCTTGTAACTCACTGCTGCAGAATGTTTCTGAAGGTTGGTTGAAAATGAGACCGGACTCCTTTCACATCAAGGAAACAGTTAAACCCGACGTGCTGCAGAAGAAACGGGCTGTTTGGCAGTTGTAGTCGTAATGCCTTGTGTTATTTGCATAAATGGGATATGACACTCCCAGGCTTTGCATAAACATAAAAGGACAAGCAGTGGCAATATTTCCTGTTTGCCCTCAGAACAGGTTTGGGCAGAGGCGAGACAGGCGGTGCTGAACGGTAACAAAAGGTAGGTGGTCAGAGGACAGTGAAGTTTGCTGTATTGTCTATATGTGAgtgtaaagacagaaaatgtggGTGATTAGTTCTTTCAGAGGACATACCTGACATACCTTCAGATCAGTGATTTTGACCTTTGTACTAGTTTTCAGCGATCGCGTTGACATGTTACACCCAGCTGAGAGACGCAGCGCTGTAGTGTAGAGTTTCATGTTTGTTCAGAAACAGACTGGACCAGGTACAAGTCCTCAGAACACCTCACACTTGGTCGTGTTTGGGTCTCTTGGTGGCAGGCTCTAATAAATTCCTTTAactcttgttttcattttcatttttaccaTAGGCAACAGACGTTTTCCTCCTTGACAAAATGGACTCTTTTAAAGGTAGGGCACAAAGGTTCCTCATAGTCGCAGCACTCATATCTGTCCAGTCTGCCCGAAGGTTTCTAGAGTGAAGTGCCACAACCTGTTTTTCTGTCGGTTCTCCTCAGAGCCTTGCCGTCATCACAGTGTTCCTGTTGAGATGGATGAGAGCATGACGCCCACCAGCTTGGATCAGTTTTGGTCTTCCTGGTGTAATAAGTGTAATGAACAGAAAGAAACCAGCAAAAGGCCACAGGATCAGGACTGTGATCCACATGATGTCAGCGAGGTCACGCCCACTGACAGCCAGTACCAGCATAAGCCCGGAGCTGTCTATCAGACTAAGCCAGAATTTCACTTCATACCGCCAGCACACTCAGGACAGATGATCCCCCCCCACCCTGCCGACGACAGCGTCAGAGACCAGGCGCAGCTGTATGAATGGGACCGCGCCGGCAACAAAAGAACAGGCTTTGCAGGGGCTTTAAGCAGGTCCCGCGACCCCTCTGTGGAGGAGGCAGAATGCTTGGAGCCCCCGCTACCCCTCATGTCTGATGCGATCGCCTTCCACCCAGGACAGTACCCTGCAGCAGGTATACTCAGtggatttgatgtttttacatgtgATACTGCAGATGATCATCACATCTGTGATAAAGAAGTTTTAAAAGTAGTTTCTATCAAGTCTGCCTTACCCCAATACTGCTGAATCACTAGTTGCCTAAAGTAGGACTTCACTTCACGTctgctcctctgtgtctctgtgtctctgtgcaggcCCTAATCCAAAGCAGGACTGTCTCAGACAGTGTGCATACTGCCCTCCAGCAAATCCGCCCCATCACAATTACAATCATTTTCATTATAAGTATGACCCACAACAAGGGTCTCAGTACCACCAACAGTCCTGGTAGGAGAACAATTCCTGTcctgtttgtcattttggtAAGACATATAATACTTTCCCCACATCATGAGTCACTGTCAGAGTGTTTCTGATTATTTCCTCTCACAGGAATCCTCCCCAAAACAGACCGCAACTCAGAGATGCTTCCTCACTGCCTCAGAGTGCAGCACCTCATAGAGACGTGATACGTGAGGTCAGCATCGATCGCTCGTTCCAGGCCGCTCCAGGACCTGCCACAAGGGAGATCAGGAAGACCATCAGTTTACCTGAGGAGTGTAGTAAGTCACATCCACGTCGCTGCATGAACTAAATGCTTCTCTCACTCTTAAATAACAGGTTgagtcacatttgtttttgttgacagGGAATGTTTTCATCACATATTCAGTGGATACAGCCAAAGAAATTCTGCTTTTCACCAAATTTCTGGCTGATCAGGGATTCAAACCAGCAGTGAGTTCTGTTATTCCTCCATCACCTTTACTTCTTAATGACTCTCTGTACAAACTCTAACACGTTGCCTGTCTCTTGATAGATTGACATGTTTGATAACCCGCTCCGAAGAATGAGCATCGTCAAATGGATGGACACATTTTTGAATGATGTAAGTATGACTATAGAGTTGGAGCAAAGAGCCAGTGAGTTTGCAATGTACAGTGCAGCAGTCCCCTGCAGGAGCTGACAGAGATGTTTTACAGAAATCAGTGCTCATCATCGTGGTCATCAGCCCCAAGTACAAGGAAGACGtggagggagatggagatgatgagcACGGCCTGCACACTAAGTACATTCACAATCaggtacacactcacacagctgtAAAGACAGATGTGCCCACATGAGGAGTCCATGTTTGCTTACAATGGCTCCCTCTTGTGATTAGATGATGTCATTACACTCCCTCTTTAACTGGAAACGTCATTTCCCAGCTCCGCCCACTTAAGTGCTGTCAATCCTCCCTGTAAAGCATGcagcaaatgttaaaatgaagaaaCTTCATGATCATATTAATGTTAGCCATTTTTCTGAATGTCTTAGTTAAGTCTTTATGTTAACAAGGCAGGACAAGCTGCAGTGTATCAGTAGTGCGTGCAACTTTTTAAACTTCacctttttttaatatttttgtatcACATTGTTCCTTTTGTGGAGCAGTGCTGCtgtcatttaataataacaacaattacCTGCTGTGCAGGAGAGAGCTTCAGGTAGATgtagaagagcagagagaggaaggacCTCTGGAGTGGATTGTGGTTCACATGCTATTAGAGTTGCATCCTACATCTTTAAGATGCAATATAAATTTAATAACACAGAAAGCTAAAAGATTTTTAGCATGTGTTGTTATTGACACACTTCGGGTAAAGGTTATAAAGTACAACCAACGATGATTATCCTTATTTCCTACCATCACAGATCCAAAATGAGTATATCCAACAAGGCTGCCTGAACTTCAGACTGGTCCCTGTACTGTTTCCTAATGCAACAAAGGTAGGTACAAtcaaaaaactgcaaaacacagTGAAGGGTCAATACatagataaaaataatttcaccCTGGACATTTAATAAAGTGTATACAGTGCATAGAATCAAAAACCTAAACTCAAtatgaaaatgcaaataattgGTATAACTAACACCACCAGATTTTAGAATCATGCTCATGGTTGCTTGATGAATGAGCAGTAGGGGAGGGATGATGTAGTGCATCTATGatattaatacagtatgttaaacCAGAATAAACCTATAGAGATAAGACAAAAACCACGACACAAGCATCTGCCACCCTGAATCCTCTTACTGTGAGGTGTTCAGGTagagtacagagtgtaggtttTCTGAGATTTCAAAGCCCCCAATccctaaaataacaaaaataagtaaataaatacaccatttaaaaacaacaaacaaacaaacaaagaggtTCAGTGCTCAAATTGGCATTTCAGCAAAAAAATGTTGCACTGTAAAATTAGTACATTTCCATAAAGTACATGCTGCTGGTGATGTGGAgtgaagtaaacacacagtgtgtctgtgccaCAGAGACATGTCCCCAACTGGCTCCAGAGCACCAGGATCTACCACTGGCCCAGGGACACCCAGGACCTGCTGCTGCGCCTGCTCAGAGAGGAGCGCTACATCATTCCACAGCGGGGAGGTGACCTCACCCTCACTGTTCGCCCCCTCTGAGTAAAACTCAGCAGGCTTACAACACCATTCAGTCTTCTTCCTTGATCATACTGAATATTGCCttcaataaacaaacaaattaacacaTTACACCTGCTACATAAAACCATATTTGTAGAGTTTCACAGTgttcactgtatattattaccttataatattattaccttatattattattaccttACAACGTTGATATGGCGAAGTGACTAACTAACAATTGCTTTTTTACACATCTAGTAGAGAAGAAGCAGCATTAGCATAATTTAGAGTAATGTTTCTGGACACGAAATAAGTCCATTATGCAAACCGGGTCTGACAAGTCCTTGCAAGCttgttttgggaaaaaaaacaatgctggGTTCTTCATGACAAAGACCGACCAGACTGTTATTAGGGAAATGTGCAAAAGTCAGCATCTGTGATGATATGGTGGTGCATCAGTGCCCACAGCATGAGTGACCTTATTTTAcgtatttgtatttatgtcaGGGTGAGGGGTTAACCCTGACAGGGTTAAAGGTTAGTTTGAATTAACAAATTatagattttactttttattgcatttaagaAAAACTCCCAGCTTTTCAGGAAATGTTTGTACATAACCAGCTGTCTACTGCAGCTGGGAACAGTGGTGATGACatcagaaaaccaaaacaacgaGCTAAAAGAGGCTACACGACTGTGTGGAGGTGAGGGGAACTGCAGAGTTGAATAACATAATTCTGTGAATTTATCAATTCAAGCAACACCTGtcacattacacacagtcatttaaTGAACTGTTAATGGAAACAGAATTAAGAATTAGAATTAAGCTATCGGACAGAAACTGTGAATTCTTGTATGtttgtaatttagttttaaaacaaatgttattctgttaatcacacacagatgtgtgaaattattaaaagaTGAATTAATATTCAAATGCTGTAAGAGTCTTTTActattgtgtgtatttctaGGCAAAGCACATGTTTCAACAGAAGGTGGCAGCATGCACTACATAATCAAACACCCCAAGTGCTGCTAACCAGTTCAGATAATAGTCCTATTTTCCATTCAACATCTCCATTCTATTTCACTcatattatatgtatatgttgATATGTCTTTATGGCTTtatgagtaaatgtactgtgtTTACTAACTGATCTGCAGTTAAAGAAGAAATGCTCATGATATAGAATGTGTAGATGGAGTACAGGAAGTGTGACAACAGAAACATCCTGTCCACATGTAGGCCTTCAGCTCCCTGATAAGCCAGCACTATGTGGGACTCCCTCAACCGCCAGCTTTCACTCTGCTGTCATTGTGCACACACCAGTTCA from Anabas testudineus chromosome 24, fAnaTes1.2, whole genome shotgun sequence includes these protein-coding regions:
- the traf3ip2a gene encoding adapter protein CIKS, with amino-acid sequence MDSFKEPCRHHSVPVEMDESMTPTSLDQFWSSWCNKCNEQKETSKRPQDQDCDPHDVSEVTPTDSQYQHKPGAVYQTKPEFHFIPPAHSGQMIPPHPADDSVRDQAQLYEWDRAGNKRTGFAGALSRSRDPSVEEAECLEPPLPLMSDAIAFHPGQYPAAGPNPKQDCLRQCAYCPPANPPHHNYNHFHYKYDPQQGSQYHQQSWNPPQNRPQLRDASSLPQSAAPHRDVIREVSIDRSFQAAPGPATREIRKTISLPEECRNVFITYSVDTAKEILLFTKFLADQGFKPAIDMFDNPLRRMSIVKWMDTFLNDKSVLIIVVISPKYKEDVEGDGDDEHGLHTKYIHNQIQNEYIQQGCLNFRLVPVLFPNATKRHVPNWLQSTRIYHWPRDTQDLLLRLLREERYIIPQRGGDLTLTVRPL